Proteins encoded in a region of the Planococcus citri chromosome 1, ihPlaCitr1.1, whole genome shotgun sequence genome:
- the LOC135849695 gene encoding cytochrome P450 4C1-like isoform X1, with the protein MCRLVCLVPIQLIFFLILLLIYKILSPSPRVLEFAEKVPGPKRYSIIGTPAVFTSAKSYLYTLTGLYEKYGPVYRIWYGNKVIFVLNDPDDIEVLLSSTKHLEKPFTYRQLDSWLGKSSLLTSEADIWRVHRKLLTPSFHFKIVEKSVPMMFKNAKILCDKLESEIDQSGFDIQKYLERTALDIIGEIAMGIRINSQSSVNNDYLNSMKVLSKTLFERFESPWLESETAFKFSKTGRDFFNNLKTVKDEGRKVIHERRKLLQENHKVFDEEENDDGRRKLQPFLDFMLTQATFSDDDIENEVQTFMFAGHDTTKSGMSFCFYCLANHQEIQNKAVEEIREMLLSVEGEPTYNDFLGLKYLEMIIKESMRLYPPAPIISRKIDEDIKLPSGYVLPAGSNADISIYNTHRNAKYFKEPEKFIPERFEERDEERSPYAFIPFSAGPRNCMGQKFAMLEMRIIVAMLLLKYQFLLDENAKPVDVKVGMVLEPMDRIPIKIKRRKAVQ; encoded by the exons ATGTGCCGTTTGGTGTGTCTGGTTCCCATTCAATTAATAT tttttttgatattattattaatttataaaatattatcACCTTCGCCAAGAGTTCTTGAATTCGCTGAAAAGGTTCCAGGTCCGAAAAGGTATTCGATTATTGGTACCCCGGCTGTTTTTACATCGGCGAAAT cttatttATATACACTTACCGGATTATATGAGAAATACGGTCCCGTTTATCGCATTTGGTATGGAAATAAAGTTATCTTCGTTCTCAATGACCCAGATGATATCGAG gttttACTATCATCAACGAAACATCTCGAAAAACCGTTTACCTACCGGCAGCTGGATTCATGGCTGGGTAAATCAAGTTTGCTGACGAGTGAGG ctgATATTTGGCGTGTTCATCGTAAATTATTAACACcttcgtttcatttcaaaattgtcgaGAAATCTGTTCCAATGatgttcaaaaatgctaaaattcttTGCGATAAATTGGAATCGGAAATCGATCAATCTGGATTCgatattcaaaaatatctcgaaagAACCGCTCTAGACATAATTGGAG AAATCGCAATGGGAATTAGAATAAATTCGCAGTCGTCTGTGAATAATGATTATCTGAACAGCATGAAAGT CTTATCCAAAACTCTGTTTGAACGTTTTGAATCTCCTTGGCTCGAGTCAGAAACtgcgttcaaattttccaaaaccgggcgtgattttttcaataatcttaAAACAGTTAAAGACGAAGGCAGAAAG GTGATCcatgaaagaagaaaattattgcaagaaaatcacaaagtgttcgatgaagaagaaaatgatGATG gtaGAAGAAAATTGCAACCATTCTTGGATTTTATGTTAACGCAAGCAACTTTCAGCGATGACgacattgaaaatgaagtacAAACTTTCATGTTCGCA ggCCATGACACCACTAAATCAGGGATGTCGTTTTGCTTCTATTGTTTAGCAAATCACCAAGAGattcag AACAAGGCAGTAGAAGAAATAAGAGAAATGTTACTAAGTGTAGAAGGAGAACCTACCTACAATGATTTTCTCggtttgaaatatttggaaatgATTATCAAAGAATCAATGCGATTATATCCACCTGCGCCAATTATATCGAGAAAGATCGACGAAGATATTAAATTACCGA GTGGCTATGTATTACCTGCTGGATCCAATGCTGATATCAGCATATATAATACGCATCGTAACgctaaatatttcaaagaacCGGAAAAATTTATTCCCGAAAGATTCGAGGAAAGAGATGAAGAAAGAAGTCCATACGCTTTTATTCCGTTCAGCGCAGGACCACGTAATTGTATGG GTCAAAAATTCGCCATGTTAGAGATGAGAATAATCGTAGCGATGCTGCTGCTGAAATATCAGTTTTTATTGGATGAAAATGCGAAACCTGTGGACGTCAAAGTTGGCATGGTGTTGGAGCCTATGGATCGTATACCCATTAAAATAAAAAGACGAAAAGCAGTTCAATAA
- the LOC135849695 gene encoding cytochrome P450 4C1-like isoform X2, with the protein MWFFIVAVFLILLLIYKILSPSPRVLEFAEKVPGPKRYSIIGTPAVFTSAKSYLYTLTGLYEKYGPVYRIWYGNKVIFVLNDPDDIEVLLSSTKHLEKPFTYRQLDSWLGKSSLLTSEADIWRVHRKLLTPSFHFKIVEKSVPMMFKNAKILCDKLESEIDQSGFDIQKYLERTALDIIGEIAMGIRINSQSSVNNDYLNSMKVLSKTLFERFESPWLESETAFKFSKTGRDFFNNLKTVKDEGRKVIHERRKLLQENHKVFDEEENDDGRRKLQPFLDFMLTQATFSDDDIENEVQTFMFAGHDTTKSGMSFCFYCLANHQEIQNKAVEEIREMLLSVEGEPTYNDFLGLKYLEMIIKESMRLYPPAPIISRKIDEDIKLPSGYVLPAGSNADISIYNTHRNAKYFKEPEKFIPERFEERDEERSPYAFIPFSAGPRNCMGQKFAMLEMRIIVAMLLLKYQFLLDENAKPVDVKVGMVLEPMDRIPIKIKRRKAVQ; encoded by the exons ATGTGGTTTTTCATTGTTGCagtttttttgatattattattaatttataaaatattatcACCTTCGCCAAGAGTTCTTGAATTCGCTGAAAAGGTTCCAGGTCCGAAAAGGTATTCGATTATTGGTACCCCGGCTGTTTTTACATCGGCGAAAT cttatttATATACACTTACCGGATTATATGAGAAATACGGTCCCGTTTATCGCATTTGGTATGGAAATAAAGTTATCTTCGTTCTCAATGACCCAGATGATATCGAG gttttACTATCATCAACGAAACATCTCGAAAAACCGTTTACCTACCGGCAGCTGGATTCATGGCTGGGTAAATCAAGTTTGCTGACGAGTGAGG ctgATATTTGGCGTGTTCATCGTAAATTATTAACACcttcgtttcatttcaaaattgtcgaGAAATCTGTTCCAATGatgttcaaaaatgctaaaattcttTGCGATAAATTGGAATCGGAAATCGATCAATCTGGATTCgatattcaaaaatatctcgaaagAACCGCTCTAGACATAATTGGAG AAATCGCAATGGGAATTAGAATAAATTCGCAGTCGTCTGTGAATAATGATTATCTGAACAGCATGAAAGT CTTATCCAAAACTCTGTTTGAACGTTTTGAATCTCCTTGGCTCGAGTCAGAAACtgcgttcaaattttccaaaaccgggcgtgattttttcaataatcttaAAACAGTTAAAGACGAAGGCAGAAAG GTGATCcatgaaagaagaaaattattgcaagaaaatcacaaagtgttcgatgaagaagaaaatgatGATG gtaGAAGAAAATTGCAACCATTCTTGGATTTTATGTTAACGCAAGCAACTTTCAGCGATGACgacattgaaaatgaagtacAAACTTTCATGTTCGCA ggCCATGACACCACTAAATCAGGGATGTCGTTTTGCTTCTATTGTTTAGCAAATCACCAAGAGattcag AACAAGGCAGTAGAAGAAATAAGAGAAATGTTACTAAGTGTAGAAGGAGAACCTACCTACAATGATTTTCTCggtttgaaatatttggaaatgATTATCAAAGAATCAATGCGATTATATCCACCTGCGCCAATTATATCGAGAAAGATCGACGAAGATATTAAATTACCGA GTGGCTATGTATTACCTGCTGGATCCAATGCTGATATCAGCATATATAATACGCATCGTAACgctaaatatttcaaagaacCGGAAAAATTTATTCCCGAAAGATTCGAGGAAAGAGATGAAGAAAGAAGTCCATACGCTTTTATTCCGTTCAGCGCAGGACCACGTAATTGTATGG GTCAAAAATTCGCCATGTTAGAGATGAGAATAATCGTAGCGATGCTGCTGCTGAAATATCAGTTTTTATTGGATGAAAATGCGAAACCTGTGGACGTCAAAGTTGGCATGGTGTTGGAGCCTATGGATCGTATACCCATTAAAATAAAAAGACGAAAAGCAGTTCAATAA